The Plasmodium berghei ANKA genome assembly, chromosome: 8 genome has a segment encoding these proteins:
- a CDS encoding long chain fatty acid elongation enzyme, putative produces MKIINEKYWIPGKGRELAIKYEPMILAISFLYIPIILIFQEIMKKRKEIEAKYIKILWNLSLSFFSFLGVLFIILYDKNVLKYLILEEKEYSAITRAVICIFTLTKVIEYGDTLFLILKKKKLTFLHSYHHLTVVIYCLYSQKELVSHAHYFVFLNLIVHSIMYCYFGCIYIIPKIVYRFRKLITCLQIFQMFIGIFISYYAIKNVDNNVYINNAIASFTLYLTYAFLFLNFYFNNYYRNIKGDVATYMITIHVLGFIGFIMLCKSKDILKLFVEVLVGSIFTLSLLKFSFYFNENYYYSFKNKIPETNFNEQMHMFKKYKNMYYSNMALLKKIIINMIKTFLLCFNGFATYAHDNIFIFVNFYSKKIKEIQNEGIILEKQETENYQIIATKNQKEKNYFSDNIQKSNKIKDENIEKKNIKSLKNSLNFQNCYNLIKYIYNASIISYIISKPPIDNISRKEYQKNGDISVQPHVYQNYNLFYIIKKIIKSYLLYLICLIIPIYYGLKVYNDAILGLCVHGAFRWVIEIYSTKIFKKSDKKKFY; encoded by the coding sequence atgaaaattataaacgAAAAGTATTGGATCCCAGGAAAGGGGAGAGAACTagcaataaaatatgaaccAATGATTTTAGCaatatcttttttatatattccaataattcttatttttcaagaaataatgaaaaaaagaaaagaaatcgaagcaaaatatataaaaattttatggaATTTAAGTCTATCGttcttttcatttttaggagttttatttattatattatatgataaaaatgttttaaaatatttaattttagaagaaaaagaatataGTGCTATAACCAGAGCAgtaatatgcatatttacATTAACAAAAGTAATTGAATATGGAgatacattatttttaattttaaaaaaaaaaaaattaacttTTTTGCATAGTTATCATCATTTAACTGTtgtaatatattgtttatacTCTCAAAAAGAGTTAGTATCACATGcacattattttgtatttttaaatttaatagtACATAGTATTATGTATTGTTATTTTggttgtatatatattataccaAAAATAGTATATAGATTTCGTAAACTTATAACATGCttacaaatatttcaaatgtTTATaggaatatttatatcatattatgctataaaaaatgtagacaataatgtttatataaataatgcaATTGCAAGCTTTACTTTATATTTAAcatatgcatttttatttttaaatttttattttaataattattatagaaatataaaaggaGATGTTGCAACATATATGATAACCATACATGTACTAGGATTTATAGGATTTATAATGTTGTGTAAAAGTAAAgacattttaaaattatttgttgAAGTATTAGTGGGATctatatttacattatctttactaaaattttcattttattttaatgaaaattattattattcttttaaaaataaaatcccAGAAACTAATTTTAATGAGCAAATGcatatgtttaaaaaatataaaaatatgtattattcaaatatggctttattaaaaaaaataattattaatatgataaaaacatttttgtTATGTTTTAACGGATTTGCAACATATGCCCAtgacaatatttttatttttgtaaatttttattcaaaaaaaattaaagaaattcaaaatgaaggaataattttagaaaaacAAGAAACAGaaaattatcaaattatTGCCACTAAAAATCAAAAggagaaaaattatttttcagacaatatacaaaaatctaacaaaattaaagatgaaaatatagagaaaaaaaatataaaatctttaaaaaattctttaaattttcaaaattgttataatttaataaaatatatatataatgcatCTATTATATCCTATATAATATCAAAACCACCTATAGATAATATTTCGAGAAAagaatatcaaaaaaatggagATATATCAGTACAACCCCATgtatatcaaaattataatttgttttatataattaaaaaaatcataaaatcTTATTTGTTATATCTTATTTGTTTAATCATTCCAATATATTATGGACTTAAAGTTTATAATGATGCAATATTAGGATTATGCGTTCATGGGGCATTTCGATGGGttattgaaatatattctaccaaaatatttaaaaaatcagataaaaaaaagttttattaa
- a CDS encoding CS domain protein, putative, which yields MRKWLSIIILIVIQICTKHIKTIRIRRNNTIIINQRDGNIIEKRYYPKYFINNPLGIKNKRKKKLYDFKLYRGCGTTCSYEWVENDDNIEIKIRLSPNVCSSDIQYRLTDEYIYAKIKEKPQSLIEGKLKGFVDVNYSTWFLEKYQNYSMLNIFLKKKYKGINEWVGVVEKENILHISYDNLSSKQNNLDSNCYKSTEPNELLYSQVFEGGKIDDIYNFLINWVNKKSNNQNEFGIPILKLKTTINTNDYDIEILISGYDIKWLAQDSLLLKLCSGKNETELFIHRGKIATGISGKFGNMISHLIKDCEEKIIKKLQHDIKGVFYLNPTSKKINQLMHEHSPQNSYDYIVEETGEKKHISTNEETLTKKCDDHGHNNMNKLEKIGNCDYTHNKEIRKDSPEEELIVKELKLNSKVKLSCDDKSKEPEFMKDWPEEKKIEFRRNSILELKKNLELSQENKLTLKLEDYINYMKMSFDLTEDESKLIWKKGSRKSNEQKNREKYYRFIEIENLTDKISMYNNENIDSFSNSYMPVSEEKDAHTFDDSNFTDDSNENRDKEKEHGENYTDLTPNMDSIENKTDENVNKRFYTCLEAEFLDSGNKSKVTIYDTYINSNDKEKKKMRDKWKKNELRLNTLINELKYADEEMVSVICNNYRDVLLSDEYACLMKIRLKENPPQDIENKRILQIVNSFVMSLYDDIKIVMEHEEKEHLKKIHLICEKAIHDENGLNDFIESMKPLLDYSFLGYIKHAIQIEKKNIKAQNLDFREHPSDWLIILMIIQKGIYSILEKDIWQDVINISVIIGHEQPSVRKTILTTMVASMPKADWIFFKDIIKTLFKSVQEKKLTANHFPNFPHIIEAIFQLNYDIEQILPDWFIKEMLDEYDKSVVELMISKKPLFWKMKETKWDKNFIQNFKKMQIQKYKEYESHRI from the coding sequence atgagAAAATGGCTAtctataataatattaatcgTGATACAAATTTGTACTAagcatataaaaacaattagGATTCGaagaaataatacaataataattaatcaAAGAGatggaaatataatagaaaaacGATATTAtccaaaatattttataaataacccattaggaataaaaaataaaagaaaaaaaaaattatatgatttCAAACTATATAGAGGTTGTGGAACAACCTGCTCATATGAATGGGTAGAAAATGATGAcaatatagaaataaaaattcggCTATCTCCAAATGTGTGTTCTAGTGATATACAATATAGATTAACAGATGAGTATATTTatgcaaaaataaaagaaaaaccCCAAAGCTTAATAGAAGGTAAACTGAAAGGGTTTGTTGATGTAAATTATTCTACTTGgtttttagaaaaatatcaaaattatagtatgttaaatatatttttaaaaaaaaaatataaaggtATTAACGAATGGGTAGGAGTAgtagaaaaagaaaatatattacacaTATCATATGACAACTTATCAtctaaacaaaataatttggaTTCTAACTGCTATAAAAGTACAGAACcaaatgaattattatatagtCAGGTTTTTGAAGGGGGAAAAAttgatgatatatataattttttaattaattgggtaaataaaaaatccaACAATCAAAATGAATTTGGCATACCTATActgaaattaaaaactaCTATTAATACTAATGACTATGatatagaaatattaatatcGGGTTATGATATAAAATGGCTAGCTCAAGATAGCTTgctattaaaattatgttcaggtaaaaatgaaaccgaattatttatacatagAGGTAAAATAGCTACAGGTATAAGCGGAAAATTTGGAAATATGATAAGTCATCTTATTAAAGATtgtgaagaaaaaattataaaaaaattacaacaTGATATAAAAGGTGTTTTTTATCTAAATCCAActtctaaaaaaattaatcaATTAATGCATGAACATTCTCCTCAAAATAGCTATGACTATATAGTAGAAGAAACaggagaaaaaaaacatatttccACAAATGAAGAAACGTTGACCAAAAAATGTGATGACCATGgtcataataatatgaacaaGCTAGAAAAAATTGGCAATTGTGATTACACACACAATAAAGAAATACGAAAAGATAGTCCAGAGGAAGAACTTATAGTAAAAGAATTGAAATTGAATTCGAAGGTAAAACTTAGTTGTGATGATAAATCAAAAGAACCTGAATTCATGAAAGATTGGccagaagaaaaaaaaatagaatttAGAAGAAACTCAATATTggaactaaaaaaaaatttagaattatctcaagaaaataaattaacaCTAAAGTTAGAagattatattaattatatgaaaatgtcTTTTGATTTAACAGAAGATGAATCAAAATTAATTTGGAAAAAAGGAAGTCGTAAATCGAACgaacaaaaaaatcgagaaaaatattatcgaTTTATtgaaatagaaaatttaaCAGATAAAATTAGTATGTATaacaatgaaaatattgatTCATTTTCAAATTCATATATGCCAGTGAGTGAGGAAAAAGATGCCCACACATTTGATGATTCAAATTTTACAGATGATAGTAATGAAAATCGtgataaagaaaaagagCATGGAGAAAATTATACGGATTTAACACCAAATATGGATAGTATCGAAAACAAAACCGACgaaaatgttaataaacGCTTTTATACTTGTTTGGAAGCAGAATTTCTTGACTCTggaaataaatcaaaagtaacaatatatgatacatatataaatagcaATGATaaggagaaaaaaaaaatgagagacaaatggaaaaaaaacgaaCTAAGATTAAATACACTAATAAATGAACTAAAATATGCAGATGAAGAAATGGTTAGTGTTATTTGTAATAATTATCGAGATGTTTTACTTAGTGATGAATATGCATgcttaatgaaaataagattaaaagaaaatccACCTCAagatattgaaaataaaagaattttACAAATTGTTAACAGTTTTGTTATGAGTTTATATGATGATATTAAAATAGTTATGGAACACGAAGAAAAAgaacatttaaaaaaaattcatctTATTTGTGAAAAAGCTATACATGATGAAAATGGCTTAAATGATTTTATTGAATCTATGAAACCTTTATTAGATTATTCTTTTCTTGGTTATATTAAACATGCTATacaaattgaaaaaaaaaatataaaagcgCAAAATTTAGATTTTAGAGAACATCCTTCTGACTggttaataattttaatgattatacaaaaaggcatatattcaattttagaaaaagatATATGGCAAGatgttattaatattaGTGTAATAATTGGTCATGAACAACCAAGTGTGagaaaaacaattttaacaACTATGGTGGCTTCTATGCCAAAAGCCGAttggatattttttaaagatattattaaaacgttatttaaaagtgttcaggaaaaaaaattaacagcTAACCATTTTCCAAATTTCCCACATATTATAGAAGctatttttcaattaaaTTATGACATTGAACAAATTTTACCTGACTGGTTCATAAAAGAAATGCTCGATGAATATGACAAATCAGTTGTAGAATTAATGATATCAAAAAAACCTCTCTTCTGGAAAATGAAGGAAACGAAATGGGACAAAAATTTTATCCagaattttaaaaaaatgcaaatacaaaaatacaAAGAATATGAAAGCCATCGAatttaa
- a CDS encoding chaperone, putative, giving the protein MNKIKYAFPLLWKHNIIGNATKLSPISSKIINRVFINSNKSSILNFSNRTKIKKVKCYNCNCDINVETIVPLCCQSCKALISVEVFKIFNFFELFDIETNYDIDKNILKKKFNDIQKIYHPDRNSQNPELEKVNDASSYINHAYKILLNDIDRAIYIMDNKYNYKIHEEENLDDEQFLFEIFEINEEINNPNANIVELTKKYKDKYQDHVEKIKLYFKQKDFNNVINALKRLKFINRILDRLQNI; this is encoded by the exons atgaataaaattaaatatgcaTTTCCTTTATTGTGGAAACACAACATAATAGGAAATGCAACAAAGCTAAGTCCTATATcttcaaaaataattaataggGTTTTCATAA ATAGTAATAAATCTAGTATTCTAAATTTTAGTAACagaacaaaaattaaaaaagtaaaatgCTATAATTGTAATTGTGATATAAATGTCGAAACTATAGTACCTTTGTGTTGCCAG AGTTGTAAAGCATTGATTAGTGTAGAAGTGTTTAAAATCTTTAACTTTTTCGAGCTTTTTGacat agAAACAAACTACGATAtagacaaaaatattttaaaaaaaaaatttaatgacattcaaaaaatataccatCCTGATCGAAATTCTCAAAACCCTGAA TTGGAAAAAGTAAATGACGCCTCAAGTTACATAAACCATGCTTATAAAATCCTTTTGAATGATATAGATCGagctatatatatcatggacaataaatataattataag ATACATGAAGAAGAAAACTTAGATGACGagcaatttttatttgaaatttTTGAG ATAAACGAGGAAATTAATAATCCTAATGCGAACATTGTGGAATTGACAAA gaaatataaagataaaTATCAAGATCatgtagaaaaaataaaactttaTTTCAAGCAAAag gaTTTTAACAATGTTATAAATGCTTTAAAAagattaaaatttataaatagaaTTTTGGATAGGttgcaaaatatataa